CACCACCTTGTTCTCGCGCAGCCGCCGCAGCAGCAGCCGCATGGCCGCGCTGTCGCCGGTCAGCGGCACGATCTCGAAGCCGAGCGACTCCCGGAACTCCACGAACCGCCGGTACAGCGACTCGGGCTTGAGCCGCTCCGCGACGGTGGTGAAGGTGCCCGCGTAACTGGCGAGCCAGACTCCCGCGATGTCCCAGTTCCCGCTGTGCGGCAGCGTCATCACCGCGCCGTTGCCCTCGGCGAGCGCGGCGTCGATGTTCTCCGCGCCGGTCACCGTCACCTGCTTCGCGACCGCCGCGTGGTCCATCGCGGGGAGCCGGAACGTCTCGAACCAGTACCGCGCGTACGACCGCATCGCGCGCCGGACCAGCTCGTCCAGCTCCGCTTCCCCGGCCTGCGGCACGACGCGGGCGAGGTTCGCGCGCAGCTGCCGCACTCCCCCGCCGCCGCGCCGCGCGGCCATGTCCGCGCCGAAGGCGAAGGTCGCCGACCCGAACGACTTCGGCAGCCGCCGGACGAGCCGCCAGCCCGTCGCGTAGCCGAACTCGCTGAGCCGCTGGGAAAGTGTGCTCACGGTTGCGCCCCGCCCGCCGAAGGATCGGCCTGTTTCGCCGCGACCGCCCGCGCCGCGCTCGCCACCGCCGCCGCGCGCTGCAGCAGCGTGACGACCGACAGCACGGCGAGCAGCCACAGCGTGATCTCGACGGTCCAGGGCACGCCGAAGCCGTGCAGCCCGGTGCCGACCAGGGCGATGATGAGCCGCTCCGCGCGTTCCACCAGCCCGCCGTCGGCTTCGAGGCCGGACGCTTCGGCGCGCGCCTTCACGTAGGAAATGACCTGGGCCAGCACGAGGCAGATCAGCGCGGCGGCCGCGGCCCGGTTGTTGTGGTCCTGCACGAAGCACCACCACGCGATCGCGGCGAACAGCGCGCCGTCGACCAGCCGGTCGCAGGTCGCGTCGAGCACCGCGCCGAACGGCGTGCCGTACCCGCGGGCGCGGGCCATCGCGCCGTCGAGCAGGTCGAGCATGGCGAAGCCCCACACGGTGAACGTGCCCCACAGCAGCATCCCCTGCGGGAAGAACGCCAGCGCGCACGCGACGGCGCCCGCGGTGCCGAGCACGGTCATCGCGTTCGGGGTCAGTCCGGCGCGGACCAGGGCGGCGCCGATCGGGTCCGTCACGCGGGAGACCGAGGCACGGGCGAAAATGTTGAGCATCTTCCTCGTCTGTGCACCTGATTCGGGGGCGGGTGGGCGACGAAAGCCTATCGACCCCGCTGTCCGAACCGGACCCGCCCGCCCGCGACCCGCCGGAACGTCAGCCGGATTTCGGCAGTTCGACGACCGGCGCGGCGAATTCCGCCGCCTCCTCGGCCTCCCGGACGGCCTGGCATTTCGGCCGCAGCCCGGCCAGGATCGCCTCGGAAATCTCGCCCAGCTGGCGCACCTGCTCGCCCGTCAGCTGGTCGAACAGCGTCTCCCGGACCGCCTCGACGTGCCCGGGCGCGGCTTCCTTCAGCGCCGCGAACCCCGCCTCGGTGAGCACCGCCCACGACCCGCGCTTGTCCGTGGGGCAGGACTCGCGCTGGACCCAGCCCTTGGCCTCCAGCCGCGCCACCGCGTGCGACAGCCGGCTGCGCGACGAACCGCGCACCGACGCCAGCTCGCTCATCCGCAGCCGCCGCCCCTCCGCCTCGGACAGCGCGACGAGCACCTCGTAGTACGTGTGCGGCATGCCCGAATCGTGCTGCAGCTGTCCCTCGAGGTGGGCGTGCAGCAGCGAACTGGCCTGGGCGTAGGCGCGCCAGACCCGCTGCTCGTCGTCGGTCAGCCAGCGTGGTTCGGACATATCGTCATCATACGCTGGTTGAGCACTCAATCACCGCCGCGCGACGGGGCTCACCACGCCTCCGCGAGCAGGTCGCGGGTTTCGCCCAGCAGCTGCGGCAGCACCTTCGTGTGCCCGATCACCGGCATGAAGTTCGCGTCGCCGCCCCAGCGCGGCACCAGGTGCTGGTGCAGGTGCGCGGCGATGCCCGCCCCGGCGATCACGCCCTGGTTCATCCCGATGTTGAACCCGTGCGCCGCCGAGACCGCCCGGATCACGCCCATCGCGTGCTGGGTGAACTCGGCCAGCTCGCGCGTCTCGTCCGCGGTGAGGTCGGGGTAGTCCGCGACGTGCCGGTACGGGACCACCATCAGGTGCCCCGGGTTGTACGGGTACAGGTTCAGCACCGCGAACACCGTCTCGCCGCGGGCGACGATCAGCGCGCGCTTGTCGTCGCCGAGGCCGGGCAGGCGGCAGAACGGGCAGCCGTCGGACTCCTCGCCGTCCGGCTTGTCCTGGCCGCGGATGTAGGCCATCCGGTGCGGGGTCCACAGCCGCTGCAGCGCGTCCGGGACCCCGGCCCCGTCCTGTTCGACGAGTTCCGGCTCGGTCACTTCAGGATCTTCTCCACGGCTTCGGCCGACGGCGACGCGTTCTCCCGGCGGGCGACCCATTCGGCGATGGCCTCGACGGCCTGGTCGACCGGGACGCCGTTGATCTGGCCGCCGTCGCGGAACCGGAACGACACCGCGCCCGCCTCCGCGTCCTTCGCGCCGGCCAGCAGCAGGAACGGCACCTTCT
The nucleotide sequence above comes from Amycolatopsis sp. AA4. Encoded proteins:
- a CDS encoding HIT domain-containing protein, producing the protein MTEPELVEQDGAGVPDALQRLWTPHRMAYIRGQDKPDGEESDGCPFCRLPGLGDDKRALIVARGETVFAVLNLYPYNPGHLMVVPYRHVADYPDLTADETRELAEFTQHAMGVIRAVSAAHGFNIGMNQGVIAGAGIAAHLHQHLVPRWGGDANFMPVIGHTKVLPQLLGETRDLLAEAW
- the pgsA gene encoding phosphatidylinositol phosphate synthase; this encodes MLNIFARASVSRVTDPIGAALVRAGLTPNAMTVLGTAGAVACALAFFPQGMLLWGTFTVWGFAMLDLLDGAMARARGYGTPFGAVLDATCDRLVDGALFAAIAWWCFVQDHNNRAAAAALICLVLAQVISYVKARAEASGLEADGGLVERAERLIIALVGTGLHGFGVPWTVEITLWLLAVLSVVTLLQRAAAVASAARAVAAKQADPSAGGAQP
- a CDS encoding MarR family winged helix-turn-helix transcriptional regulator produces the protein MSEPRWLTDDEQRVWRAYAQASSLLHAHLEGQLQHDSGMPHTYYEVLVALSEAEGRRLRMSELASVRGSSRSRLSHAVARLEAKGWVQRESCPTDKRGSWAVLTEAGFAALKEAAPGHVEAVRETLFDQLTGEQVRQLGEISEAILAGLRPKCQAVREAEEAAEFAAPVVELPKSG
- a CDS encoding phosphatidylinositol mannoside acyltransferase, which translates into the protein MSTLSQRLSEFGYATGWRLVRRLPKSFGSATFAFGADMAARRGGGGVRQLRANLARVVPQAGEAELDELVRRAMRSYARYWFETFRLPAMDHAAVAKQVTVTGAENIDAALAEGNGAVMTLPHSGNWDIAGVWLASYAGTFTTVAERLKPESLYRRFVEFRESLGFEIVPLTGDSAAMRLLLRRLRENKVVVLLGDRDLTSSGIPVRFFGEQTHLPPGPARLAATTGAALLPTGCWFTEDGWEIRIHPRIRVTARAEVPAATQALADVFAGDIAAHPADWHMLQPFWPADSAATALEEAS